From the Polyangiaceae bacterium genome, the window CGAGCAGCGAAAGCTAGCGCCTGAGCGCTTTGACCCAAGCCTCGAAGGTGCCGCGCTCCTGTCCCCCGGGCGCGCGGCGCATCCAGTAGGCGCCAGCCTTGCCGGCGCCCGCCTCGCACATCGCGTTCTTGGCGAACGCGTCCAGCGCGCCCTCTAGCCCGCTCTGATCGCGCACAGCCTTGGATAGCTCCGCAATCACGTCAGGCATCGCCTTACAGTGCGGGGCGGCCTTTGGAAGGTAGACCGGCTCGGGAGCGCTGCAACACGCGTCGCGCAATGTGGCGTACGTCGCCATCTCGTACCAGCCCAAGCGAGCGACCAGGCGCATGACCTGGGTGGTCTTGCCGCCCGCTCCAACGATGATGCGCTTCTTTAGCTCGAGGGCGCCCTTGCGCGGATCGCGCTCCTCGCACATGAAGCTGACGTTCGGTGGCTTGCGAAATGTATCCGCGGGGAGCCACTTCTGCACGCAAGCGCTCACGTCGCCGGCGGCCACAGGCTCGGCCTTCGCTTCCGGCGTCGGCTCGGCTTTCGGTTCTGGTTCGGCCTTCGGCTCGGCTTTTGGCTGTGGCTGCGCATTAGGCTGTGGCTCCGCATTAGGCTCTGGCTCGGCCTTCGGCTCAGCGTTGGCTGGCGCTGCCTCAGCCGAAGGCGCGGCGGTTGCTTCGCTGCTGGCTACGGGTTCCGCACTGGCGACAGGCTCGGCGCTCGGCGCAGGCACCGCGCTTTGAGCGACGAGCTTCGAAGAGTTCGCGGTATTCGCCGCCACAGCGTCCACCGCCGGTTTCCGCGCGAAAACGAACCACGCTGCTACGAGCGCTGCGGCCAAGGCCGCCAACCCGCCGACCATCACGATCCAGCGGCCCGCACCCCCGCCAGTTGAGGGCGGGGCCTGGCTAACGATGTTGCCGAGACTCGGGGATGCGACGACCGAAGCTGATTGCATCGGACTTGCCTGCGCCGGTGCGGTCGCAGAGAGCTCGAGCGAGGACGGGCTCGCCACGGCGGGGAGCGGCGGCGGTGCTGAAGCGCCCGCACTCGACTCCTCAAACGGCGACATGGCGAGGGGTTGCGTCGCACCAAAGCCCTTTGGGGCTGACGCAGGCGCAGGGGGTGGCGGAGGCGCCGGAGGCGCGGCAGCGCTGGGAGGAGGGGGAGGGGGAGCAGGAGCAGCAGCAGCCGCTGAAGACGGAGGGGGTGGTGCAACTGCAGGCGGGGCCGCGGCAGGGACGGGTGGCGCAACCGCTGGGGCTGGCGCGGGCGGCGGAGCGGAGCTGACCGGGCGCGGTGGCACCGAAGGCGGCGCCAGGTTGCGGATCGGAGGCGGTGCGCTGCTCGCGGGACCAGGCGGCTGACTCGCCGGGAGACGATTGGTCGCGTCAGGATCTGGCCGCATCATGCGCAAGCGCGATGGATCGGACATCACCTGAGTCTCGTCGTCGTCGAGCTCTGCGTCGTCGTGGGGCATCCAATCCGCCGCATCGGCGGTCGGCATCTGAGCGAGAAGAGTGCTCAAATCGGCTCGAATCGTCTGGTCATCAGCGCCCTCGCTGAAGTCAGGCAGGTCCCGCACGTCGCGCTTCGGCGGCGCTGGCTTCGCGCCGTCTGGCATCACCAGTGTGCCGCCGAGCTTGCGCTTGCCCACTTCGGGTCGTGGCGGCGGTGCTTTCCCCGAGGAATCGGGCTTCGCTGGCGTCGGCGGGGGAACCTTGGGCGACTCCAGGGTGCCACCCCTGGCGGACGGTCGCGCCGATGTGGGCGGCGCAGGCGGCGCTGGAGCCGGCGGCACCGGAGGTTTGAGCGAGCCAAGACCAATCTGCGTCACGCCACTGCCACGGCTGCGGCTCACCGCGGGTGGCCGAGGTCGCACCGACGACGGCCGCATCGGCGCCGGAGGGCGCACGCTCGGCGCGATCCCCGGCGAGGTCATCATGGGCGGGCGAACCGAGTCCGGACGTCGCGCAGGGGCAGCCGCTGGGTTGTAGACCGGGCTCTCCTGAGTCGCCGCGTCCGACGGCATGCGCGGACGCGCTGGGGGTGGTGCTGGCAGCGAAGGTGATTTCCCTGGGGAACTGGAGGGCGGAACCGGCGGTGCCGCAACACCCGCCCCGGCTCGTTCAGTGGACGCACTCACGAAGCTGTCAGCGGCCGAGGGGCGCCGATGCGCGGAGCTCGGAGCGACCTGTTCGGTTAGCTTCCCGCCTAGAGGATTCGCGGTGGCGTCGCCGCCACCTTCTTGAGCTGCAAGCCACTGCTCAAGGGCAGCTCGCAGCGGTTCGGCGCTGGCAACGCGCTGAACGCGCGCCGTCGCAAGACCTTGAAACAGAATCGCCCGCAGCTGCTGATCTTCGATTCCGGCCAGATACAGTTCATCCGGCGCGCCGATCCCCGAGCGCGTTGGGGGCTCTCCCACCAGCGTGTAGTAGAGGCACGCTGCGAGAGCCCACGCATCATCGCGTGCGGAAGGACCACCCCCCGCGTTGCGCTCCGGACAACGAAACGCCGATGGTCCGCGGCGGCCGGGCCGAAAAGCGAGACGAGCGCGCTTGCCGAGCAGCACGGTTTGCGGGGTAACGGAGCCGTGGATCGCGTTGCTGCGATGAAGGTGTGCGAGGGTGCCAGCGATCGGCAGCATCAAGCGGACACCTTCGACCGCGGAGCGGGAGCCGCGTTCGCTTACCGCGTCACTCAAGGTCGCGCCGCTGGCCGGCTCACACGCAGCCAGGTGATCGGCGCCCAGGCGCACGACCTCCACGAGTTCGAGCAAATCGGGACCGTGGAACCCGACGACGCTCTCCAACGCGTCGGCCTCACGATCGTCGATGCGATAAAGCACGACTGGGGAGTTCGTTCTCAGATCGGTGGCCTGAAACGCGTTCTCCGCTTCATCGACCCCGTCGATTCGGTAACGCGCAACCAGCACCACTCCTGGCTTGATTGCCTCGGCGGTCACGGTGGCGGGAGCCTACATCGCGAATGCGCGGAGTCACCCGCGAATTGAGGGCCAAACTGTCACTCTCAGTGGGGTTGGCTGGAGCTTTCCGCCAAGCTGACAAACCAACCCTGTCGCGGACACGGTGTAGGTCTGCGGACCGACACTGTGTCGAAACCAGAATCCTGCGTAGACCCGTGGACTTTCGCCATCCATCCCTGACCCTTGCCGAACAACGTGCTCAGTGGCACACGCTTCGCATCGCTGGGTGCGGCGTAGTACGCCTGGCGCGGCTCATGAGTCGCAGGGCCGACGCGCGCAGCTAGGAAGTCACCATGCCGCTCTCTCCCGCCCGATTCGATCGCGTGATCAAGTGGGTCAGTCTGGGCGCTATCCCGGTGCTCTTGCTGATCGGCTACGTCGCGCGGAGTCAACCTGAAGAGCCCGAAGGCCCAGCTGAAGCGCCTAGCTCCGAGACAAAGGTCTCCGCGAGTGGTGCAAGCGACTCGCACACTGCGTCGCCTCTCGATGAATCCTGGCCGCCCAAGGAGGCGAAGCCGAATCCGGAGGCGAGGCCCAATCCGGAGCTGCAGCCGAAGCAGCGCGCCGCGGTCGACCTACCCACTGCGGCTCCGCCCACTCCCAAGCGGAGCCACGGCTCAGTCAAGCATCGGCCAAGTGGGCCCTGCGGAGGCTTGGTGGTGCGGGCGATCACCCACGACGACGAGGACCCCACCACCAGCGTCGCGGTCGACTATGATAGCCCCGCGGAAATAAAACACGTAGGTGAGACGATAGGCGGCTACCGCGTCAGTAAGATCGAGTGGGACCGCGTGACGTTTTCGAGCGGCGGCGGAGTGTGCTCGATCGCTATCAATCCGGGCGTGCGTGAATCCCAGGCCGGCTCCAAAGGCGGTGCGCTCGAGTTGGCCGAGGGGGGTGAGAACAGCCGTCCGGCGCCTGAGCCGAACGCGCCGCCGCAGGGAGTTACCGGCGGCGGGGTGCCCCTGGAGATCGCGGAAGGGATCCGCGTGGATTCACCCCTCAGCGCAACTCTAGAAGGGTTCACCGTCAAGGCACTGAAAAGCCGCGGCAAGAAGCTGCTCAAAGGCGTGGAGCTCAGCGATGCTGAGGACAGCGATGGTCACAAAGGCGTGAAGCTGTCCAAGATCAAGCGAGAAAGCCTGCTCGAGCGTTTGCGCTTCCTCGACGGCGACATCTTGCTCAGCATCGACGACCAACCCATTACCAGCAAGGAGCGCCTGCTCGAGTGGCTGGAAGCCTGGCTCTTGGAGGAGCCGAAGGAGGCGCACACCTATCGCGTGGTGGTCATACGCGACGGCGAGATCGAGGGCACCCGAGAGCGCGTCACCCTGGAACTCTCCCAAGGCTTGATCGTTGGCAGGTTGCTATTCGACAGCACTGCTTCCGCCGGGTAACACCAACAAACAAAAGCGGGCAAACAAAAGGCGCCGCCCCCGGCGTTCCCGAACTGGCATCGGAAAACCGGGGGCGACTAGTTATTAGGTCAGACGGCGCGCCTCTTCAGGGCCTCGCCAAGCAGCGCCGGAACCTCCGCGTAGCTGTCGAGACGCATGTTGAAGCTGCCACGTCCCTGACTGAGAGACCGCAAGCTCCCGGCGTAACCGAAGAGCTCCGCGAGGGGAGCGACTGCGCTGACGCAGCGCACTCCGCTCTTCTCTCCCAGCTCGAGCACCTGACCGCGACGACGACTCAGATCTCCGATCACGTCTCCCAAGTGGCTCTCCGGGACGAGCACCTCGAGGCGCATGAGGGGCTCACGCAGCACCGGCCCCGCGAGACTTGCGGCCTCGCGGAACGCCTTCTGCGCTGCCAAACGAAACGCGAAGTCGTTGGAGTCGTTGCTGTGACTCGAGCCATCGACGAGCACGACGCGAGCGTCTTCAATTGGGTATCCGAGCAGGGGACCCGAGGTCATCGCCGCTTCAACGCCAGCCCGCACCGCAGGGACATACTGGCTCGGCACCACGCCGCCGCGAGATTGGTCCTCGAAATCGAGCCCAGTGCCGGGGCTAGCGGGTCCCACCAGGAGTACCACGTGAGCGTACTGACCAGGTCCGCCTGACTGTTTTGAGAGTTTGAACTCATGACGCACCTCCTGAGTGAGGGCTTCGCGGTAGGCCACACGAGGTGGTCCCACTTTGACTTCCGTACGGTAGCGTTCTCGAAGGCGCTCGACGGCGACTTCGATGTGTAGCTCACCGATGCCGGCGAGCAGCGTTTGACCCGTCTCCGGGTCCGTTTCCAGACGCAGGGCTGGGTCCTCTTGGGTGAGCCGCGCGAGCGTCACGCCGAGACGTTCGACGTCGCTCTGCTGATTGGGCGAAAGCGCGACGCGCACGACCGGCTCCGGCAGCACAGGCCGGGGCAGCTCAATGGGTGCCTCGAGGCTGGAGATCGTGTCCCCAGGCGCGAGCTCCAGCCCACCGACTCCGACGATGTCACCCGCGTGAGCGACTTCGATCGGCGTTTGGCGGTCCGCAAACACGCGCACCAAGCGTCCCACCCGAGCGCCTCGAGGTGCCTGAGAAGTCCACAGCTTGTCGCCAGCGCGAAGTCGCCCAGCGTAGAGTCGGACCAGCGCGAGCTGTCCGAAACCATCATGGAGCTTCTTCAACACCAGACCCGCGAGGGGTTCCTCATCACTGCGCTCGCGACTGGCGCTTGCGCCGCTGGAGGGCTCCGAGCCGACGACTGCCGGACGTTCGTCAGGTGCCGGCAGGTAGTCGACGATGGCGTCCAAGAGTTCGGGCACACCCAGGTTCTTGTACGCCGCGCCGCCTAGCACCGGCACGACGTGCCCGGCGAGCGTCGCGTCACGCAAGGCGCGACGCAACACTTCACCCGGCACCTCCGTTTCCTCAAGGTAGAGGCGCGCCACTTCGTCGTCGAAGTTTGCTAGGGTTTCAATGGCACGCTCGCGGTGAATGCTGGGCGGGCGGTGATCGGGTCCAATCGGTCGACCAACCCACGCATCGTCCAACACCTTGTAGAGCGCGAAGATCCCATCGGGGAAAAGCTCGGGCTTGGTGACAACGACGCACCGCACCCCGAAGTGTGCTTCCAGCTCGCTCACGGCGCGTTCGAAGTCGGAGCCGGCGCGGTCCAGCTTGTTGACGAAGCAGAGTCGCGGCAGCCGATAGCGATCCGCCTGCCGCCAAACGCTCTCCGTCTGCGGCTCCACGCCAGCAACGGCATCGAGCACGACAACGGCAGAGTCGAGCACCCGCAGGCTGAGCTCTACCTCAGCACCGAAGTCGACGTGTCCCGGGGTGTCCACGAGCTGCAGACGATGCGTCCGCCACTCGCAACTCACGCTAGCGGCGTTGATGGTGATGCCCTTCTTGCGCTCGAGGGGATCCGAATCCGTAACGGTGTTTCCGTCGTGAACCTCACCCACGCGGTGAAGCAGCCCAGCCTGGTACAAGATACGCTCGGTGAGCGTCGTCTTGCCGGCGTCAACGTGAGCGACAATGCCAAAATTCCGAGTCTTCGAGGCTCGAGCCAGGGGGCTCGTCTTGTTGGTGGGCGTCCTTTGTTTGATACGAGTCATGACAAGACTCCATTTTCATAAATTCCACAGAGAAATAATTTGTAAGGACAAAGCTCCGCCTCGCAGCGCCCTTTCGGGCGCCGCCAGAGACGGGAGCCGGGCGCGCTGACGAGCGCAATCCCGGGTCCTCGAGCGCAATGCCGCGCGGCACTTGGGTCTTCGCTTCAGAACCAGCGCCAGCAGGCGCGCCGAAGCGCCCAACTAGCGAGGATTACAAGTAAATACGAAGAACCGCAGGCGCGCGGTTACAGCGATACGGGCCACACGCAGAGGCTGGCGTAGCTCGGACGGCGGCTGAGAGTCAGCATGCCGGCTCGGTCGAACCCGCTCAGCCCTCCAACGAACACCGCATGGAGCTCCGCCGAACCACTCGCGTGGCTGGTAGCGCTAACCGCCCGTGCGCCTAGCAGGCGACAACAGGGCGACTCGAGGTGGGAACTCGAGTGGGTGGTTGGGATGTGGGCCATGGTCTTGCCTTGGTCAATACGTGTGCGCGTGCGCACGCCCGCGGAGTCTGGAGCAAAGCAGAACCACGCGCAAGGGGAACGCGAGAAGTTTGCTCGAGCGCACCTCCGCCGCTGAGCATGACCGAGAGCGTCATGACTCCGAGCAACGTCGGCTTGGTGTCCCGTCTCCGTAGTTTTTCGGCGTCCTGCTAGAACAGGAACGTGCTGCGACCTTGAACCAAGACGCTGCGCGCCGCCTGGCCATTCTCGTCGTAGAACGCATCCCCGGGGAACAGGATGGCGCTCTCTAGATCGAAGTAGAAATGCTCTTCGAACTTCCACTGGAAGCGACCGTCGAGCTCGACGCCATAGAAGTTGCCCGGCTTACCACCGTTGTAGTTCACCAAGTCGTCTTCGATCGCGACGCCATCGCGGAAACGCAGCGACTGAATCGGATCCACGAGACCGTCCGGCGCCCAAGCCATCAGGACGCCGCCGCGGAAGAGCAGGTTGTCCTTCGGCTTCAGGTCGAACTGCGGGAAGATTGCCAGCGCGTTGGTGAATGACCCCTCGGTGTCCGTACGCTCACTCGGGAACGTCGATGCACCAAGGCGCTGTAGGAGCTCGACACCTGCAGCTGCCGTCCGGGCGCTCTCGAACGCCAAGATCCGCTCGAACATCAGCAGGCCGACATTCGTATCCTCGGAGAAAAGCATCTGAGTGAGATCCGTGCCTGGGTTGGGATCGCGATCTCCCGACGCGTAGTCGAACTCCAGATAGGCGGTCCACTTCGGTTCGTCCCAGCGTGCAACCGCGCGACCGCCCCACTGACTCACCCGCTGGCGAATGATCGGGTCACTGTTGATCAGCGCCAACGCTTCGCTGACTTCACGGGTGCGCCCAAGGATGCCGTTGCCCTCGAAGCCAATCGTGAACTTGTCGACGTTGAAGATCGTGCGCAAGCCGAGCACGTTGGTGTTCGTGTCGTACTCACTGCTCCAGCGGTGCGCATAGTTCGCCTGCACCTCAAGCGACTGCCGTTGCGTCGGCTCGGGACGCAGCATGCGCACCACGAAGCCGAGCGAGTGATAGTCGTCGCCAAACAGCTGCGGGTCGTGACCCACGACGCGATCGTAGAAGGTGATGAAGAACAGCCCTCGATCGCGACTGCGGTCTCGCTGCTCCTCAGGTTTGAACCCTTCAAGGGGTTTCGTCGCGAACAAGACGCGGTCGGTGTAGTCGCCCCGATTCGCGTAGCCAAAGCGGTTCGCGAAGCTGCGACCGCTGTTGACGAGGACGTTCGCACCGTCGCTGGTTGGCTGACGACCGATGCGCAACAGACCGATGGGCAGATTCAACTCGCCATACACATGACGGACGAACACCGCATCGTTGGGGACCAGAACGTAACCGTAGTTGTCGGGATCGAGCTGATCGTCTCCCCCGCGGAAACCCACTCCGACCTTCGCGTTGTTGGGATTCGATGCGGCGACGGTGGAACCCGTGACTGTGGAGGGGCTTCCGCCGAACGTGCCGTTGTCGCCCCACAGCGTGCCATCCAGCAGGTCCATGGAGAGCACGAAGCGAACCTTCTCTTTGTAGTCAACGCTGGTGTCTAAACGCCCGCGATGCTCCGCCCAAGACGCGCGGCGATTCTTCGTGCCGTTGAGATCGACGGGGTTCATGTACAGACCGACCGCGCGGTACTCGGCTCCAAGCTTGAGCCCGTAGTCACCAAACTCCGTCCGCTCCTGATCGGCCCTTGGATCCGGGTCCGACCACGGCTCCGTTGCGTGCGCAGCGCCCGACCACGTGCACGCCGCGACCACCAACCCCGCGTAAACTGTGCGCATCGTGAGCGACGGTACTTGAACTGTTGGTTTCGTTGAAGCTGCAACGGCCGACAGTTCGAACTTTTTGTCACCAGGTGTCAGCCGGCGCTCCTCCCCCCAAAATCCGCATGCTGCAGCTTGGTTGTTTCAAGCTAGATTTGGCTGGATCGCGTCTCCGCGCGCAGGCGCTTCACGACGTTTCAGTGAAACGCGAAGCGCACGCGTCGCGCTCCTCGACTAACACTCCACGACCACGACGCGCTGCGCTGATCCGGGGGAGACGGTGGGGGTCATGGCCTTACAGGTGCGCTATAGAGACTGCCCAGCCGCTCGTGATCCGCAAATGAGTCCGTCCGAATCTGTTCCAGCCTCGACCGGCGAGTCCGAAGACGCTCCCAATCCAGGAGGATTTCGCGGAGCGAAGAAGCCGTGGTGGCGCACGGCGCTGCCCTTCGGGTTGGCAGTCGTGTTGCTTGGATGGGTGCTGCATCGCTCGGGTTGGCAGCAGCTCAAGGGGGCGCTGGGACAGACGAATTTCTTCGTCTTTTTCCTGTTCTCCTGGGTGATGCAGATGCTGAGCCTGGTAGCTGATAGCTACGCCACGACGTACGTGTACCGCAAGACGGTGTGCCCGATTCGTTTCCGCGAGATGCTGATTATCCGCGGGGCAAGCTACCTCCCGTCGATGCTCAACCACAATCTGGGGCAGGCGTGGCTGACCTACGTGATCTCCAAGCGCTACTCGGCGCCGCTCTGGCGCGTGGCCGGTGCAACCCTGCTGGTCTATGGGACCAACCTCGCAGGGCTGCTCTTGTTGTGTGCTCTTGCGCTTCCGTTCAACGGGGACCAAGTGCCCTGGCTCGCGCCGGTAGTGGGCGTGGCGGCTCTCGGCGGATTGGCGTACTTCGCGCTACTGAAGTGGGGCGCGCGCTTCCTCTCACGCTGGCAAGCGACGGCGCCGTTGGTCGAAATCGGTGTCAGGGGACACCTCAAGGCCATTGCCGTGCGGATACCCCACGTGGGCCTGCTGTTCTTGAGCACCTGGCTCGTGTTTTCGTTCTTTGGGGTGTGGGTCCCCCCCGGGGCGGCGCTGGCCTACGTACCCGTGCTGATGATGGTGGCGGCGATGCCGCTCACTCCAGGCGCCATTGGTACTCGTGACGCCGTCGCGCTGGAACTCTTGGCCGGCTTCGCAACGGGAGAGCACGGTGTCTCGGCGATCGCCGCCACGACGCTCAGCTGGTTCGTGATGCTGAACCTCGGCGCCGCGCTCGTCTCTCCCCTCTTGATGCGCCAGGCGACGCAGCTGACAGAAGCTCCGTCTTCCTCCAAATAAGCGAACGGGCGCCGCACAAGGGCTAGGATCGGAATGGCGCGATCTGGCTCACCTGGCGGCACACTCCGTCGCGAATGTCCGCGCAAAGGGCGTCTTTCTGCGAGTCCGTGTCACCGGCACACCGCTTGCTTTTCCACACCACGAAAGCTTGGAGTCATTCATGAAGCGTGTGTTCATTCTCGTATCGTCGGCGTGCCTGGCCATCGCATGCGGTGGCAGTTCTTTTAGTGGGGGAGAGGGTGGCAGCGGTGGTGACGCTGGCACTGGCGGCAGCGGTGCTTCGGGAGGCAGCGGCGCCACTGGAGGCAACGGAGCTTCCGGCGGCACTGGTGCCCAGGGTGGCAGCGGGGCAGAGGGCGGCAGCGGCGCCGTCGGCGGCAGCGGGGCTAGCGGCGGCGCTGGTGGGATGCCGAATGAATGCCGCGTGGAAACTATGCGACAAGGGCCGTACCCGGTGACCTTCGTCTTCACGAACTCGGATCCGGGTTATCCTGTGTACATCCAGCAGGATTGCAGCCTGAACTATTCACTCTCGAGTTGTAGCGACGGCTACGTGAACGCTTTGAGTCGCTCAGGCGATTGCACGGCTTCTTGCGACAACTACCAGGGCTGCATCGCCTGTGGCGCGTGCCCCTGGAGTCGCCTGGAGGTGACGAGCAACGACTCTCTCGAGGACACCTGGGCGGGCAACGTCTACACCTTCTCCAATGCGCCTGATGGCTGCACCTGCCACGACGTGCACAGCGCTCCCGCAGGGAAATACCGCATCAGCGTCCCGCTGTATGCCACTCCAGATCCGAACACCGACGACGGCCCCGTGTACATCGTCACCCAGGATTTTGAGCTGCCAGCCACCAACGACGTCGTGTTCGTTGACGTGACCCTGCCGCTGGGCGGCGCGGAGTAGCGTCTCAGTCTCCAAAATGGATCCGAATTTCAACCAGTTAGCAGTGGCATTGGTGATTTGTGGTCTTGCTCACT encodes:
- a CDS encoding flippase-like domain-containing protein — translated: MSPSESVPASTGESEDAPNPGGFRGAKKPWWRTALPFGLAVVLLGWVLHRSGWQQLKGALGQTNFFVFFLFSWVMQMLSLVADSYATTYVYRKTVCPIRFREMLIIRGASYLPSMLNHNLGQAWLTYVISKRYSAPLWRVAGATLLVYGTNLAGLLLLCALALPFNGDQVPWLAPVVGVAALGGLAYFALLKWGARFLSRWQATAPLVEIGVRGHLKAIAVRIPHVGLLFLSTWLVFSFFGVWVPPGAALAYVPVLMMVAAMPLTPGAIGTRDAVALELLAGFATGEHGVSAIAATTLSWFVMLNLGAALVSPLLMRQATQLTEAPSSSK
- a CDS encoding elongation factor G, producing the protein MTRIKQRTPTNKTSPLARASKTRNFGIVAHVDAGKTTLTERILYQAGLLHRVGEVHDGNTVTDSDPLERKKGITINAASVSCEWRTHRLQLVDTPGHVDFGAEVELSLRVLDSAVVVLDAVAGVEPQTESVWRQADRYRLPRLCFVNKLDRAGSDFERAVSELEAHFGVRCVVVTKPELFPDGIFALYKVLDDAWVGRPIGPDHRPPSIHRERAIETLANFDDEVARLYLEETEVPGEVLRRALRDATLAGHVVPVLGGAAYKNLGVPELLDAIVDYLPAPDERPAVVGSEPSSGASASRERSDEEPLAGLVLKKLHDGFGQLALVRLYAGRLRAGDKLWTSQAPRGARVGRLVRVFADRQTPIEVAHAGDIVGVGGLELAPGDTISSLEAPIELPRPVLPEPVVRVALSPNQQSDVERLGVTLARLTQEDPALRLETDPETGQTLLAGIGELHIEVAVERLRERYRTEVKVGPPRVAYREALTQEVRHEFKLSKQSGGPGQYAHVVLLVGPASPGTGLDFEDQSRGGVVPSQYVPAVRAGVEAAMTSGPLLGYPIEDARVVLVDGSSHSNDSNDFAFRLAAQKAFREAASLAGPVLREPLMRLEVLVPESHLGDVIGDLSRRRGQVLELGEKSGVRCVSAVAPLAELFGYAGSLRSLSQGRGSFNMRLDSYAEVPALLGEALKRRAV